AATTTTGGCATGCACAGCAAAAAATTCCTAATGTAAGCCACAAAAAAtcagttttttatttattttactgttcacaccgggagcatttgagctcggatgagctactttcgctTGCAGTGGCACTTCATCGAGCACCAAGCAAATCAATCGACGACatcttattctttttttttttgcgaaacgaCATCTTATTCTTACCCGAGGAGGAGGCAGGGGAGAAGGCCCGGTCAGGTAGGCCACATAGAGTTTGCCAGGTACTTCTTCCGTCTTTGTTTCTCAAATGAATGTATCAAGCATTTTCATTTAAATGACAAATTTTttcagatggagggagtacaaattctGAGTCCGAAATGCTGAGACTTGACTTCTCTTCATCAAATACCCAAAATACCCTGGCATGCAAATATCTCCCGCTGGGTGCAACCCGTGGCGCACGTTGGTTACCATTCCAGACGCCATGGTGTCCTGTCGCTGCGCCGTCCTGCCCCACCCTGCCGGAGTGGTCCCTCGTCGCCGGCAACACCTACCCGCACAGGCGTTCTGCGGggcggagaggaggaggcggcggcggctcgtgaGCTTCGAGGCGCCGCCTCGGTGCCACAAGATGTATGTTCCCGGTAATTCTGCACTACTTTGCCTTCATCTTCAATTCTTGAGCCCCCTGTTCCCCGAGGGAAAAGCAATTGGATTGATCCGCTCGGCCATTATATTTCTGTAGCAGCTAAAGCAGAGTAGCCAAGTGCAGTTGTGAAAGAGCCAAACTTCAACAATTACCAAGCAAATTTCTGTTCTTCCGTGTGCTAAAACCACGAAAATCTTATGGTTCGACATATGCAGATCGGTTTCAAATCTCAGTCAGGAGTTCGAAGCATGCTCAAATTAATTCATTCACTGTAACACTAACAATACTACTGTAAATAGCTTTTGCGAAATGATGTGGACTGAGCCAGTGACATGTTTCAGGCTTTGGAGAGGGCTCCCCAGAGAAAAAGGCGGCGATTAGTCTGCTGAACTTCTTCAATTACCTGGCCGTCAGGATTGTGCTGGCACAGCTTGAGGTTACCTACCTTCTAGTTCCTCGCATAATCTCCATTGAGAGTCTTAGATTTAGTAAAAGCAACACAATACTTCAGTAGTGTAGTAAGTAGTACTTTTTTGTTTGCAACTTGATTTGGACTGAGACAACACTACCGTATTTGTTATACTCGATGCACAAATTATTACAGCACCACTGAGAGTAGGATTTTCGCAGCCCATTGAGAGAAATAGACATACCCTAATAATACTGTTGGGTACCTGATTCTTTATTTATCTTATGTTTGAGGGACGTTTTGGTGCCATCTAATAGCTGTCCTTTTTTATCTTCCTGTGAACAATTTTACCGTCAGAGTTACAACCGAGAAGCCTATGTTGAGCTCAAGGAGTTCACCAGCCGCAACTCCGTGAACGACGCTGATAGTTTCTGCAAAAACCTGATCCGCGAGTCGCCAAGACACAAGGCATTAGGTAACTTTTCTTACCCCTTTTCCAGATTTAGGATGATATACGGGGTAACCTTTGCCTATCCGAGTACATGCTTATCGCTGAAGAATTGAGTGTCGTAGCAGGTTTATGATGCCTGTTCTGTTGATCAGAACTTAATCTAAGACAAGCATCAGTTCTGAACTAACTCATGCACTGCAGTGTGTGCGATATGCGGGAAGCGTCTTGCCTCGTTAGAGGGACGCGTTGCGTGTTTATATGGCAGGGGCGCACCTCCATGAATAACAGCGCATACATGAAGTTGTTGGGATTACAAACTTGAAGAAGAAGGGATAAAGGAAGGAGAGTTCGGTTACAGAGGATATGTGAGGATATGTCAACCGAAACTACTTAAACATCTATCCCTATATCTATCTCTACAATGcgtgtttaacaccctcccttaatcacaacttcatcaagttgagattatgcttgaagtCTTAAAAACTTCGTGTGGGCAAAGCCTTGGTAAACCCGTCAGCAACTTGATCTCTAGAG
This portion of the Triticum dicoccoides isolate Atlit2015 ecotype Zavitan chromosome 7A, WEW_v2.0, whole genome shotgun sequence genome encodes:
- the LOC119330066 gene encoding chaperonin-like RBCX protein 1, chloroplastic isoform X1 produces the protein MQISPAGCNPWRTLVTIPDAMVSCRCAVLPHPAGVVPRRRQHLPAQAFCGAERRRRRRLVSFEAPPRCHKMYVPGFGEGSPEKKAAISLLNFFNYLAVRIVLAQLESYNREAYVELKEFTSRNSVNDADSFCKNLIRESPRHKALGFAHALRPQVRSAYMKNDFEWDSLKKLSFKMVDEANIKLMRDYVLETSHIEDDE
- the LOC119330066 gene encoding chaperonin-like RBCX protein 1, chloroplastic isoform X3, coding for MQISPAGCNPWRTLVTIPDAMVSCRCAVLPHPAGVVPRRRQHLPAQAFCGAERRRRRRLVSFEAPPRCHKMYVPGFGEGSPEKKAAISLLNFFNYLAVRIVLAQLESYNREAYVELKEFTSRNSVNDADSFCKNLIRESPRHKALVCAICGKRLASLEGRVACLYGRGAPP
- the LOC119330066 gene encoding chaperonin-like RBCX protein 1, chloroplastic isoform X2 → MQISPAGCNPWRTLVTIPDAMVSCRCAVLPHPAGVVPRRRQHLPAQAFCGAERRRRRRLVSFEAPPRCHKMYVPGFGEGSPEKKAAISLLNFFNYLAVRIVLAQLESYNREAYVELKEFTSRNSVNDADSFCKNLIRESPRHKALAMRILEVRSAYMKNDFEWDSLKKLSFKMVDEANIKLMRDYVLETSHIEDDE